From a single Cyclobacterium marinum DSM 745 genomic region:
- a CDS encoding tetratricopeptide repeat protein yields the protein MMKMKFSVLILLLCIGAQSFSLAQEATPAAPETKVTSESNKAKNDVDNRIYSLAMRYNDASVAKIKLYELMERNPGNLVYAETLASMYFEMEQYGSAALVSLDLLERNDKNLTALEVAAFSLEQLGALERALPHFESLHLLSGDLFSLYKAGYLQYTLKKYDEALNSVNMLIKDSKAAEQKLNFPKGENNGMQEVSMTAAAENLKGLIYKEQGSNAEAKTAFEAALAVNPDFELAKENLAGLQ from the coding sequence ATGATGAAAATGAAATTTTCCGTATTGATTTTGTTGCTGTGCATCGGCGCACAAAGTTTTTCCCTTGCTCAGGAGGCTACCCCTGCTGCCCCTGAAACCAAAGTTACAAGCGAAAGCAATAAAGCTAAAAATGATGTAGACAACAGAATTTATTCCCTAGCCATGCGATACAATGATGCATCCGTGGCTAAAATCAAGCTTTATGAGCTGATGGAAAGAAATCCCGGGAATCTTGTTTATGCTGAAACACTTGCCTCCATGTATTTCGAAATGGAGCAATATGGTTCGGCGGCCTTAGTATCTTTAGACTTGTTGGAAAGAAATGACAAAAACCTTACTGCTTTGGAAGTGGCAGCTTTTTCTTTGGAGCAGCTAGGTGCTTTGGAACGTGCCTTGCCTCATTTTGAATCTTTACATTTATTGTCGGGAGATTTATTCAGCTTGTATAAAGCCGGATATTTGCAATACACCTTAAAAAAATACGACGAAGCCCTCAATTCAGTCAATATGCTGATCAAGGACAGCAAAGCTGCAGAGCAAAAACTGAATTTTCCTAAGGGTGAAAACAATGGTATGCAGGAAGTGAGCATGACAGCCGCCGCAGAAAATTTAAAAGGATTGATTTATAAGGAGCAAGGGAGCAATGCAGAAGCAAAAACTGCATTTGAGGCCGCTTTGGCTGTAAACCCGGATTTTGAATTGGCCAAAGAAAACTTGGCAGGTTTACAATAA
- a CDS encoding glycosyltransferase, translating into MRFSVIIPVFNRPDELHKLLESLCQQSLTDFEVIVVEDGSDLSSESIAKCFQKQLSINYYYQQNTGQGFARNKGMELAKGEYFVFFDSDCIIPENYFRILSTNLDSRRLDAHGGPDDAGEDFSDWQKAMNYSMTSFWTTGGIRGKMKNPAKYQARGYNMGFSRLVYEKLGGFVHPNMAEDIEFSIRIKKEGFKLELVEEAFVYHHRKNDFPSFIRQSHQFGRNRVFITRFHKDALKPVHLLPLLFLLGLVFLPIAFLFLKPLGWLMAVAYFLWTMAVFISAQGGVKSRFFAVLTSYGQLIGYGTGVLRQAIFFL; encoded by the coding sequence ATGCGGTTCTCTGTAATCATCCCGGTTTTCAATCGCCCAGATGAACTGCACAAACTTCTGGAAAGTTTGTGCCAGCAATCATTGACTGATTTTGAAGTAATCGTGGTGGAAGATGGTTCAGACTTGTCTTCCGAGTCCATTGCCAAATGTTTTCAAAAGCAACTTTCTATTAATTATTATTACCAGCAAAATACCGGTCAAGGCTTTGCCCGTAACAAGGGCATGGAGTTGGCAAAGGGAGAATATTTCGTTTTTTTCGATTCGGACTGTATAATTCCAGAAAATTATTTCAGGATCCTGAGTACCAATCTTGATTCCCGTCGTTTAGATGCCCACGGAGGACCTGACGATGCTGGAGAGGACTTTTCTGACTGGCAAAAAGCCATGAATTATAGCATGACTTCTTTTTGGACCACCGGAGGCATTCGAGGAAAGATGAAAAACCCGGCAAAATATCAAGCACGCGGTTACAATATGGGTTTTTCCCGGTTAGTGTATGAAAAGCTTGGAGGCTTTGTTCATCCCAATATGGCAGAAGACATAGAATTCAGCATTCGCATTAAAAAAGAGGGGTTTAAATTGGAACTGGTGGAGGAAGCTTTTGTTTACCACCACAGAAAAAATGACTTTCCTTCATTTATTCGCCAAAGTCATCAATTTGGTAGAAACCGTGTATTCATTACCCGCTTTCACAAAGATGCCCTCAAACCGGTTCATCTTCTGCCACTATTATTTTTACTGGGCCTAGTGTTTCTTCCTATCGCTTTTCTATTTTTGAAGCCATTGGGATGGCTGATGGCAGTCGCTTATTTCCTCTGGACCATGGCGGTATTTATTAGTGCCCAAGGAGGAGTCAAGTCCAGGTTTTTTGCTGTATTGACCTCCTATGGACAATTGATAGGATATGGCACCGGAGTACTTAGGCAAGCCATTTTTTTCTTATAA
- a CDS encoding dihydroorotase — MTVRFQSLKIITEKEILPAADYIFDGKTIQPANPDTIAENETLVDCKGLLGSRGWTDLRCLSGEPGQEYRETLESLSKALCQGGMTEAVLLPNSNPPIQSKSEVAYIKNHTQFLLPTFHIQAAVTKNFEGEELTEMLDLNHYGVKLFGEGLVSLAHSDRMMKALQYLQKFDGVLFDQSQDPMLALFGQMHEGIPSTMLGLKGIPDLAEAVAVHKNLEILRYTGGRLHFQAVSTLGALAHIRQAKKEGLAVTADMSIYQLLFTEEDLLGFDTNLKVMPPFRGKKQQEGLMEALVDGTIDALVSNHIPHELDAKNMEFDLAPFGMAGLPTFIPAVVTLAEKLGYPLLVEKLTNGPQTVLGNKGEIWDSLTVFDPSEEWLFDEKSKASLANNNPYINQTLKGKIKYLINKGKMEGINE; from the coding sequence ATGACCGTACGCTTCCAGTCACTAAAAATCATCACAGAAAAAGAAATCCTACCTGCCGCTGATTACATATTTGATGGAAAAACCATACAACCAGCTAACCCTGATACCATTGCCGAGAATGAAACACTAGTCGATTGTAAAGGACTATTAGGCTCCAGAGGTTGGACCGACCTTAGGTGTTTATCCGGCGAACCCGGACAGGAATACCGTGAAACTTTAGAGAGCCTCTCAAAAGCCCTTTGTCAGGGGGGAATGACAGAAGCTGTGCTTTTGCCTAACAGTAATCCTCCCATTCAATCAAAAAGTGAGGTGGCTTACATAAAAAATCACACCCAGTTTTTGCTCCCAACTTTTCACATTCAAGCAGCTGTTACGAAAAACTTTGAAGGGGAAGAGCTGACGGAAATGTTAGATCTTAACCATTATGGTGTGAAACTATTTGGAGAGGGACTGGTTTCCCTAGCCCATTCAGATCGGATGATGAAGGCATTACAATACCTGCAGAAATTTGATGGGGTCTTGTTTGACCAGTCTCAGGATCCAATGCTTGCCCTATTTGGTCAGATGCATGAAGGAATCCCTTCCACCATGCTTGGTTTAAAAGGTATTCCGGATTTGGCTGAAGCAGTAGCCGTACATAAAAACTTGGAAATATTAAGGTATACAGGTGGAAGGCTGCATTTTCAGGCCGTCAGCACACTTGGGGCATTGGCTCATATTCGCCAAGCTAAAAAAGAAGGGCTGGCTGTGACAGCCGATATGTCTATCTATCAGTTACTTTTTACAGAGGAAGACTTGTTGGGTTTTGATACCAATCTAAAGGTCATGCCTCCTTTCAGAGGGAAAAAACAACAAGAAGGATTGATGGAAGCATTGGTGGATGGAACCATTGATGCTTTGGTTTCCAATCATATTCCCCATGAATTAGATGCCAAAAACATGGAATTTGATCTTGCTCCTTTTGGTATGGCTGGTTTGCCTACATTTATCCCCGCAGTGGTCACCTTAGCTGAAAAACTAGGCTATCCGCTATTGGTTGAGAAGCTAACCAATGGACCTCAGACAGTATTGGGAAATAAAGGAGAAATTTGGGACAGCCTTACAGTATTTGATCCAAGTGAGGAATGGTTATTTGATGAAAAAAGCAAAGCCTCGTTGGCTAATAACAATCCCTATATCAACCAAACCTTAAAAGGGAAAATAAAATACCTTATTAACAAGGGTAAAATGGAGGGAATAAATGAATAG
- a CDS encoding glycosyltransferase family 2 protein codes for MPQISIIIPVFDEEESLPELQAWIDRVMVANQLAYEAIYIDDGSRDGSWKVIQQLSAKNCNVKAVKFLRNYGKSAALNIGFSKAQGDVVVTMDADLQDSPEEVPALYRMITEQGYDLVSGWKRKRHDPLSKTVPSRLFNGVTRVISGIKLHDFNCGLKAYANKVVKNIEIYGEMHRYIPLIAKWNGFGKIAEKEVVHSPRKYGSTKFGLERFINGFLDLISVSFVNRYKKKPMHFFGTMGSLSFMSGFAITLWLIYEKISGLSKGIKVREITDQPLFFLALVALIVGVQLFLTGFMAEMMTSNNAHKSDYTIAEEINSEE; via the coding sequence ATGCCACAAATTTCTATCATCATTCCTGTTTTTGACGAAGAAGAATCATTGCCTGAACTTCAGGCATGGATAGATAGGGTGATGGTGGCCAATCAACTCGCCTATGAGGCCATCTATATTGATGATGGTTCCAGAGATGGTTCCTGGAAGGTAATTCAACAGCTTTCAGCAAAGAATTGTAATGTAAAGGCTGTAAAGTTTCTACGCAACTATGGGAAATCTGCAGCCTTAAATATAGGTTTTTCTAAAGCCCAAGGGGATGTAGTGGTTACCATGGATGCAGACTTGCAAGATAGCCCTGAAGAAGTGCCTGCCCTCTACAGAATGATTACCGAGCAAGGTTATGATCTGGTAAGTGGGTGGAAAAGAAAACGACACGATCCACTGTCCAAAACCGTTCCTTCAAGGTTATTCAATGGTGTGACCAGAGTGATTTCAGGTATTAAACTTCATGATTTTAATTGCGGGTTAAAGGCCTACGCCAATAAGGTGGTTAAAAACATAGAAATATACGGTGAAATGCACAGGTACATTCCTTTGATTGCCAAATGGAATGGGTTTGGAAAAATTGCTGAGAAAGAAGTAGTGCACAGTCCTAGAAAATATGGCAGTACCAAGTTTGGCTTGGAGCGCTTTATTAATGGTTTTCTTGACCTGATATCAGTTTCTTTTGTCAATAGGTACAAAAAGAAGCCCATGCATTTTTTTGGAACCATGGGCTCCCTCTCTTTTATGAGCGGATTTGCCATCACTCTTTGGTTGATTTATGAAAAAATTTCAGGTCTTAGCAAGGGGATAAAAGTTAGAGAAATTACCGATCAACCCTTGTTCTTCTTGGCGCTTGTAGCTTTAATTGTTGGGGTACAATTGTTCCTCACCGGCTTTATGGCAGAAATGATGACTTCCAATAATGCGCATAAAAGTGATTATACCATTGCCGAAGAAATAAATTCCGAGGAATAA
- a CDS encoding DUF4199 domain-containing protein has protein sequence MELQENISPSKAALNSGLIIGLVMVTLTFIIYFINYTFLVAAWYGFAVFALFFGMVIYFGIQYRKDIGGFMTFGTAFQFAFVTLIVSGLITTFGNILLYQVINPELSEILVKVQLENMMDLLDNFGASDSLSSEQIKDMRVDMEDAFTIGGQVSSFGISLFIYAILSLILGAIIKKRDKSTDF, from the coding sequence ATGGAACTGCAAGAAAATATATCCCCTTCAAAAGCCGCACTTAATTCCGGTTTGATCATTGGGCTGGTGATGGTGACACTCACCTTTATCATTTATTTTATTAACTACACTTTTCTGGTTGCCGCGTGGTATGGTTTTGCCGTCTTTGCCTTGTTTTTTGGGATGGTCATCTACTTTGGTATACAATACCGTAAAGACATTGGAGGATTTATGACCTTTGGTACGGCCTTTCAATTTGCCTTTGTGACTTTAATTGTTTCCGGATTGATTACCACTTTTGGTAATATTCTATTGTACCAAGTAATTAATCCAGAACTTTCAGAAATTTTAGTAAAAGTCCAACTTGAAAACATGATGGACCTTTTGGATAATTTTGGTGCAAGTGACAGTCTTTCAAGTGAGCAAATCAAGGACATGCGTGTGGATATGGAAGATGCATTTACAATCGGAGGACAAGTTTCTAGTTTTGGTATTTCACTGTTCATTTATGCCATTCTCTCGCTAATCCTTGGTGCAATTATTAAAAAAAGGGACAAATCAACAGATTTTTAA
- a CDS encoding CCA tRNA nucleotidyltransferase: MNLSNSLDKIKTFKKVGQVADNLGMETYVVGGFVRDILLKRPCKDLDFVCIGDGIKLAKAVADALEGKPQISIFKNFGTAMIKMDEWELEFVGARKESYQNHSRKPKVEAGTLAEDQERRDFTINALGIGLNANNFGELLDPYDGVKDLKRKIIRTPTDPDITFSDDPLRMMRAIRFAAQLKFDIEANTFDGIINNAHRMSIISGERTIVELNKIIMTDKPSYGFKLLFVSGLLKEFFPEMVALQGVDSVGDKSHKDNFYHTLQVLDNVASRSDSLWLRWAAIMHDIAKPPTKRFNQKVGWTFHGHEDKGARMVPGIFRRLKLPMDERMKYVQKLVKLHLRPIALVNDKVTDAAVRRLLFEAGDDVDDLMQLCRADVTSKNNNKVKRFLANFDKVELKLQEVEEKDQVRNFQPPVTGDEIMAIFGLKPSRVVGDLKEEIKEAILEGHIQNNKNEALELMYKLAAKKGIVNNPDK, encoded by the coding sequence ATGAATCTGTCAAATTCTTTAGATAAAATTAAAACCTTTAAGAAGGTCGGCCAGGTAGCGGATAATTTAGGAATGGAAACCTACGTGGTGGGAGGTTTTGTAAGGGATATTCTTTTGAAAAGGCCATGCAAGGACTTGGATTTTGTTTGTATAGGAGATGGAATCAAATTGGCAAAAGCAGTTGCTGACGCTTTAGAAGGTAAACCACAGATTTCAATATTCAAAAACTTTGGTACAGCAATGATCAAAATGGATGAATGGGAACTGGAATTTGTAGGGGCTAGAAAAGAGTCATACCAGAACCATTCAAGGAAACCAAAAGTAGAAGCAGGAACTCTTGCCGAAGACCAGGAGCGAAGAGATTTCACCATCAATGCATTGGGTATAGGCTTGAATGCCAATAATTTTGGGGAATTATTAGATCCGTACGATGGGGTGAAGGATTTGAAACGAAAAATCATTCGTACGCCGACAGACCCCGATATTACTTTTTCAGATGACCCATTGCGGATGATGAGGGCCATTAGGTTTGCTGCACAATTGAAATTTGATATTGAGGCAAATACCTTTGATGGAATCATTAACAATGCGCATCGAATGTCCATTATCTCCGGGGAGAGAACAATTGTGGAATTGAATAAAATCATCATGACAGATAAGCCCTCCTACGGATTTAAGTTGTTGTTTGTAAGTGGCTTATTGAAAGAATTTTTTCCGGAAATGGTGGCCTTACAAGGGGTGGATTCCGTGGGAGATAAATCGCACAAAGATAATTTTTACCATACCCTACAAGTATTGGACAATGTAGCAAGTAGGTCAGATAGCCTTTGGTTAAGGTGGGCTGCCATTATGCATGACATTGCCAAACCTCCAACCAAAAGATTCAATCAAAAAGTAGGCTGGACCTTTCATGGACATGAAGACAAGGGGGCAAGAATGGTTCCGGGAATCTTTAGAAGATTAAAGCTTCCTATGGACGAAAGAATGAAATATGTTCAAAAATTAGTAAAATTGCACCTGAGGCCCATAGCATTGGTGAATGATAAGGTGACAGACGCTGCAGTTAGAAGACTCCTGTTTGAAGCGGGTGATGATGTGGACGATTTAATGCAACTCTGCAGAGCAGATGTTACCTCAAAAAACAACAACAAAGTCAAAAGATTTTTAGCTAACTTTGATAAGGTGGAGCTAAAGCTTCAAGAGGTAGAGGAAAAAGATCAAGTAAGAAATTTCCAACCTCCTGTGACTGGTGACGAAATCATGGCTATATTTGGTTTGAAACCTTCGAGGGTAGTAGGAGATTTGAAAGAAGAAATCAAAGAAGCAATCCTGGAAGGACATATACAAAACAATAAAAACGAAGCATTGGAGTTAATGTACAAGTTAGCTGCAAAAAAAGGAATAGTAAACAACCCTGATAAATGA
- a CDS encoding DUF4199 domain-containing protein — MNRYLKAALPFGLYGGALCFLGFLTIYLLDIEPLSMNLIFGYLVIPIFVFFGIKNFRDNFNGGNLYFGQGMTVGFFTYTIIACLSALYIVGSIQLDMDLFTTFKQINLELMSDNKAVLEEQLNVAAYEETYENISEMTIFDVAINDFLRKIFPGLFFTIIISIILKRNVEF; from the coding sequence ATGAATAGGTATTTAAAAGCTGCTTTGCCATTTGGGCTCTATGGTGGGGCCCTTTGCTTCTTAGGCTTCCTGACAATTTATTTATTAGACATAGAACCATTGAGTATGAACCTGATATTTGGGTACTTGGTCATACCGATCTTTGTGTTTTTTGGAATCAAAAACTTTCGGGATAATTTTAATGGAGGCAACTTGTATTTTGGTCAGGGCATGACTGTTGGTTTTTTTACCTATACTATCATAGCCTGTCTTTCAGCATTGTATATTGTAGGAAGCATACAGTTGGACATGGACTTATTCACCACCTTCAAACAAATCAACTTAGAATTGATGAGTGACAATAAAGCTGTTTTAGAGGAGCAGTTGAATGTAGCAGCTTATGAAGAAACCTATGAAAATATTTCAGAAATGACTATTTTTGATGTTGCGATCAATGATTTTTTGAGAAAAATATTCCCGGGATTGTTCTTTACCATCATAATTTCCATAATTTTAAAGAGGAACGTTGAATTTTAA
- a CDS encoding polysaccharide biosynthesis/export family protein codes for MQDLSEEDIPLFTESELVANSTADYFLQYNDVVDINVSTTSPELNEIFGIASGDQSMRMNTQGAQNGGDIFFINGYTVDENGMVELPLLGEIKLLGLTTKQAQTLIESELKEYVNKEDFFVRVRLGGVRFSALGEFNNNGNFTILQNRISIFQAIAHAGDLTTTAKRDQLVLMRQYPEGTKTFRINLNDERLIASEFYFIRPNDMLYAEPMKIRELGTGVNFVQTFQLAVTTLSAVLLVLNAIN; via the coding sequence ATGCAAGATTTGTCTGAAGAAGACATTCCCTTGTTTACAGAATCTGAACTTGTGGCCAACAGTACGGCTGATTATTTCTTGCAATACAATGATGTGGTAGACATCAATGTCAGCACCACCTCCCCTGAATTGAATGAAATTTTTGGAATAGCTTCCGGTGATCAATCCATGAGAATGAATACGCAAGGAGCACAGAATGGAGGTGATATATTTTTTATCAATGGATATACTGTAGATGAAAATGGCATGGTGGAGTTACCCTTATTAGGTGAAATTAAACTGTTAGGACTGACCACCAAGCAGGCCCAGACCTTAATAGAATCTGAATTAAAGGAATATGTAAATAAGGAGGACTTCTTTGTAAGGGTACGTTTGGGAGGTGTTCGTTTCTCGGCTTTGGGAGAGTTTAATAACAATGGTAATTTCACCATTTTACAAAACCGAATCAGTATTTTTCAAGCCATCGCCCATGCCGGAGATTTGACTACCACAGCCAAAAGGGATCAGCTGGTATTAATGCGCCAATACCCGGAGGGTACCAAAACTTTCCGGATCAATTTAAACGATGAGCGATTGATTGCCTCAGAGTTTTATTTTATTCGTCCCAATGACATGCTTTATGCAGAACCGATGAAAATCCGTGAATTGGGTACCGGAGTAAATTTTGTCCAAACTTTTCAACTGGCGGTGACCACCCTTTCGGCGGTATTACTTGTATTGAATGCCATCAATTAA
- the metF gene encoding methylenetetrahydrofolate reductase [NAD(P)H], translating into MKVTEYLKNADKTLFSFEILPPLKGQSLTNLLDGIAPLMDFNPPFIDVTYHREEYMYKKHPNGLLEKISTRKRPGTVGICAAIMNKFKVDAVPHLLCGGFSKEETENALIDLYFIGVENVLALRGDAPKLESNFVPEKDGHHYASQLVEQIIGMNHGKYLHDETEVGFQTDFCVGVAGYPEKHFEAPSLNFDLKKLQAKIDAGADYIVTQMFFDNQKYFDFVEKVRAAGIDAPIIPGLKPITTLSQIVNLPKTFFLDLPDDLLTALEKCKSNADVKAVGIEWAIQQSKELIKYGVPTLHYYTMSKADTTYKVAKEVF; encoded by the coding sequence ATGAAAGTCACCGAATACTTAAAAAACGCAGATAAAACATTATTCTCTTTTGAGATTCTCCCACCATTAAAAGGGCAGAGTTTGACCAATCTATTGGATGGTATTGCACCCCTTATGGACTTCAACCCACCATTTATAGATGTGACCTACCACAGAGAGGAATACATGTATAAGAAACACCCAAATGGTCTACTTGAAAAAATAAGCACCAGAAAGAGACCCGGAACGGTGGGTATTTGTGCGGCAATCATGAACAAGTTTAAAGTGGATGCTGTACCTCACCTCTTGTGTGGAGGCTTTTCTAAGGAGGAAACAGAAAATGCACTGATTGATTTGTATTTTATAGGAGTGGAAAATGTTTTGGCTTTGCGTGGTGATGCACCCAAATTGGAGTCCAATTTTGTTCCTGAAAAAGATGGGCACCATTATGCTTCTCAACTTGTAGAACAAATCATCGGGATGAACCATGGAAAATACCTTCATGATGAAACTGAAGTAGGTTTTCAAACAGACTTTTGTGTGGGGGTGGCAGGCTATCCTGAAAAACATTTTGAAGCCCCAAGTTTAAATTTTGATTTGAAAAAATTACAAGCCAAAATTGATGCCGGGGCTGATTATATTGTTACTCAAATGTTTTTTGACAATCAAAAATACTTTGATTTTGTGGAAAAAGTGAGGGCAGCGGGTATTGATGCCCCAATAATACCCGGCTTAAAACCCATTACCACTTTGTCGCAAATCGTAAACTTGCCCAAAACCTTCTTTTTGGACTTGCCGGATGATTTGTTGACGGCTTTGGAAAAATGTAAAAGCAATGCGGACGTGAAAGCTGTGGGAATTGAGTGGGCCATTCAACAAAGTAAGGAACTGATAAAATATGGAGTACCAACGCTTCATTATTATACCATGAGTAAAGCTGATACCACCTATAAAGTAGCCAAAGAGGTTTTTTAA